One genomic segment of Lentisphaerota bacterium includes these proteins:
- a CDS encoding four helix bundle protein: MTVSEFIAKWRRVELKERSAAQEHFLDLCAVFDHPTPAAADPTGETFCFEKGAAKHGGGDGFADVWKRGFFGWEYKGKHKDLEAAYDQLLRYRNALESPPLLVLCDLDRIIIRTNFTGTVSATHEIPLEALADPRNIEIVRAVFHNPDTLRPGRTSAAVTQDAAARIGEIAASMRERGLDPAAVAHFLDRIVFCLFAEDARLLPDMVFSRIVEKSGGDPARFGKTLAMLFEAMAAGGDFGLETIRHFNGNLFDDRTVPALTDDDVKRFAAAASLDWSAVDPSIFGTLFERGLDPAKRSQLGAHFTGREDIERVVDAVVMAPLRREWEETKATVERLLTTGKKGGTGVPPVIHGGVGVPSASSGKPLTPAQLRKARGEADSILHQFLTRLREIKILDPACGSGNFLYVALLRLKDLEREAAITFTSEHGLSAYLPGVGPWQLYGIEINPYAHDLAQMTVWIGWLQWIRANGFGFPADPILRPLSGNIRLMDAVLGNRESGVGNRESENRRQRMENKTYKDLDVWQVAMELVVETYRLTRMWPDAERYGLISQAQRSSVSVPANIAEGYGRGHTAEYLHHLFMARGSLLELETHLEVAKRLTYVTPETLANAQTLLARVGMMLNKLIQALKAKV; this comes from the coding sequence ATGACCGTGTCAGAATTCATTGCCAAGTGGCGTCGGGTGGAGTTGAAGGAGCGTTCCGCCGCACAGGAGCATTTTCTCGACCTGTGCGCCGTTTTTGACCACCCCACGCCCGCCGCCGCCGATCCGACCGGCGAGACGTTCTGCTTTGAGAAGGGGGCCGCCAAGCACGGGGGCGGCGACGGCTTTGCGGACGTGTGGAAGCGCGGGTTCTTCGGCTGGGAGTACAAGGGCAAGCACAAGGACCTTGAGGCGGCCTATGACCAGCTTTTGCGCTATCGCAACGCCCTGGAGAGTCCGCCCCTGCTCGTCCTCTGCGACCTGGACCGCATCATCATTCGCACCAACTTCACCGGCACCGTCTCGGCGACCCACGAGATCCCGTTGGAGGCGCTGGCCGACCCCCGAAACATCGAAATCGTCCGGGCGGTCTTCCACAACCCCGACACCCTCCGCCCCGGCCGCACCAGCGCCGCCGTCACCCAGGACGCCGCCGCCCGCATTGGCGAAATCGCCGCCTCCATGCGAGAACGCGGGTTAGACCCCGCCGCCGTCGCCCACTTTCTCGACCGCATTGTCTTCTGCCTGTTTGCCGAGGACGCCCGCCTCCTGCCCGACATGGTGTTTTCCCGGATCGTCGAGAAGTCCGGCGGCGACCCCGCCCGCTTCGGCAAAACACTCGCAATGCTGTTCGAGGCGATGGCGGCCGGGGGCGACTTCGGGCTGGAGACCATCCGTCATTTCAACGGCAACCTGTTCGACGACCGCACCGTCCCCGCCCTCACCGACGACGACGTGAAACGGTTTGCCGCCGCCGCGTCCCTCGACTGGAGCGCGGTTGACCCCTCCATCTTCGGCACCCTCTTCGAGCGCGGGCTGGACCCGGCCAAGCGTTCGCAACTCGGGGCACACTTCACGGGGCGTGAGGACATCGAACGCGTGGTTGACGCCGTGGTCATGGCCCCGCTGCGGCGCGAGTGGGAAGAGACAAAAGCCACCGTCGAGCGCCTGTTGACCACCGGGAAGAAGGGTGGCACGGGCGTCCCGCCCGTGATCCATGGGGGCGTGGGCGTCCCGTCCGCATCCTCGGGCAAGCCGCTCACCCCCGCGCAACTCCGCAAGGCGCGGGGCGAGGCCGACAGCATCCTGCACCAGTTTCTGACCCGGCTGCGCGAAATCAAGATTCTCGACCCCGCTTGCGGCTCCGGCAACTTCCTCTATGTCGCCCTGCTCCGCCTCAAAGACCTTGAGCGCGAAGCGGCCATCACATTCACGAGCGAGCACGGCTTGAGCGCCTACCTTCCCGGTGTCGGCCCGTGGCAACTCTACGGCATCGAGATCAACCCCTACGCGCACGACCTCGCACAGATGACCGTCTGGATCGGCTGGCTCCAGTGGATACGCGCCAACGGTTTTGGCTTCCCCGCCGACCCCATCCTTCGCCCCCTCTCCGGCAACATCCGCCTCATGGATGCGGTGCTCGGGAATCGGGAGTCGGGAGTCGGGAATCGGGAATCGGAAAACCGGAGACAGCGGATGGAAAACAAGACTTACAAGGATCTGGACGTTTGGCAGGTAGCGATGGAACTGGTTGTGGAGACCTATCGATTAACCAGAATGTGGCCGGATGCCGAGCGTTACGGGTTGATCTCACAAGCCCAGCGGTCGTCGGTGTCGGTCCCGGCGAACATTGCGGAGGGTTACGGGCGGGGGCATACGGCAGAGTATCTTCACCACCTGTTCATGGCGCGGGGATCGTTGCTGGAACTGGAGACGCATCTGGAAGTGGCGAAACGCCTGACCTATGTGACGCCAGAAACACTGGCCAACGCGCAGACTTTGCTGGCGCGCGTCGGCATGATGCTCAACAAGTTGATACAGGCGCTCAAGGCCAAGGTCTAA
- the clpB gene encoding ATP-dependent chaperone ClpB, with protein sequence MFDMNKLTQRAQQAVQGGRELAVRLGHQQVDVEHLLLELIIQEDGLVPRLLERMGVGVPALRARVEEALERRPRVSGDTEAGKIYVTQALNEVLVRAADQTKRLKDDYVSVEHLLLAMLEARAGDAKRLLTDAGVDARGLLAALKEVRGNQRVTSDNPEGQYEALRKYGADLVELARSGKLDPVIGRDAEIRHVVRILSRKTKNNPVLIGEPGVGKTAIVEGLAQRILRGDVPEGLKDKTIFSLDMTALMAGAKYRGDFEERLKAVLTEIKAAAGRIILFIDEIHTIVGAGRTEGSTDAGNMLKPMLARGELHCIGATTLDEYRTHMEKDAALERRFQPVQVDAPGVEDAISILRGLKERFEKFHNVQIQDAALVAAAVMSDRYIQDRFLPDKAIDLLDEACASIRTEMDSMPAELDEITRKVMRLEIEETALRKEKDHASELRLGELRRELADLRAQGDAMKAQWQREKQVIEETRGLREHLESARIAYDEAERASNHEKAAELRYGTIPDLEKRLKKAQARLHDDAAGGQVLLREQVTEEEIADVVSRWSGIPVSRLMAGERERLLHLADTIRARVIGQDAAVGVVADAVLRARAGISNPRRPVGAFLFLGPTGVGKTELARTLASELFDSDANLIRLDMSEYMDKHTVSRLIGAPPGYIGYEEGGQLTEAVRRKPYSVVLLDEVEKAHPDVFNSLLQVLDDGRLTDGHGRTVSFKNTIIILTSNVGSPVLIEGVNAAGEITEDARRAVMDELKRSFRPEFLNRLDEIVLFRPLGMAQIEAIVRLQLDDLRARLTGQELTLEADDAAVAWIAENGFDPVYGARPIKRAIQREIETPVARRMVAGHFPRGATVRLTVAGGTLQIRPDHGASTGGT encoded by the coding sequence ATGTTTGACATGAACAAATTGACGCAGCGGGCGCAGCAGGCGGTGCAGGGAGGGCGCGAGCTGGCGGTGCGGCTTGGGCACCAGCAGGTCGATGTCGAGCACCTGCTGCTGGAGCTGATCATTCAGGAGGACGGTCTTGTGCCGCGGCTGCTGGAGCGGATGGGCGTCGGGGTGCCCGCGTTGCGCGCGCGGGTCGAAGAGGCGCTCGAGCGCCGCCCCCGGGTTTCGGGCGATACCGAGGCGGGCAAGATCTACGTCACACAGGCGCTGAACGAGGTACTGGTTCGGGCGGCCGACCAGACGAAGCGGCTGAAGGATGATTATGTGTCGGTCGAGCACCTGCTGCTGGCGATGCTGGAGGCGCGGGCGGGGGACGCGAAGCGGCTGCTGACCGACGCGGGCGTCGACGCCCGGGGCCTGCTCGCCGCGCTCAAGGAGGTGCGGGGCAACCAGCGGGTCACCTCCGACAACCCCGAGGGCCAGTACGAGGCGCTCCGGAAGTATGGCGCCGACCTCGTGGAACTGGCCCGATCGGGCAAGTTGGATCCGGTGATCGGCCGCGACGCCGAGATCCGCCATGTCGTCCGCATCCTCTCGCGCAAGACGAAGAACAACCCGGTGCTGATCGGCGAGCCGGGTGTCGGCAAGACCGCCATCGTCGAGGGGCTGGCGCAGCGGATTCTCCGCGGCGACGTGCCGGAGGGTCTGAAGGACAAGACGATTTTCTCGCTCGACATGACGGCCCTCATGGCCGGCGCCAAATACCGCGGCGACTTCGAGGAGCGACTCAAGGCTGTGCTCACCGAGATCAAGGCCGCCGCCGGCCGGATCATCCTCTTCATCGACGAGATCCATACCATCGTCGGCGCCGGCCGGACCGAAGGCTCGACCGACGCCGGCAACATGCTCAAGCCGATGCTCGCCCGCGGCGAGCTGCACTGCATCGGCGCGACGACGCTCGACGAGTACCGCACGCACATGGAAAAGGACGCCGCCCTCGAGCGGCGCTTCCAGCCCGTCCAAGTCGATGCCCCGGGCGTGGAGGACGCCATCTCGATCCTCCGCGGCCTCAAGGAGCGTTTTGAGAAATTCCACAACGTGCAGATCCAGGACGCCGCCCTCGTGGCGGCCGCCGTCATGAGCGATCGCTACATTCAGGATCGTTTCCTCCCGGACAAGGCGATCGACCTGCTGGACGAGGCGTGCGCCTCGATCCGCACCGAGATGGATTCCATGCCCGCCGAGCTCGATGAGATCACCCGCAAAGTGATGCGTCTGGAAATCGAGGAGACCGCGCTGAGGAAAGAGAAGGACCACGCCAGCGAGCTGCGGCTCGGCGAACTGCGCCGGGAGCTGGCCGATCTGCGCGCGCAGGGCGACGCCATGAAAGCGCAATGGCAGCGCGAAAAGCAGGTGATCGAGGAAACGCGGGGATTGCGCGAACACCTGGAGTCGGCGCGGATCGCCTATGATGAGGCGGAGCGCGCCTCTAATCATGAAAAGGCCGCCGAGCTGCGCTATGGCACGATCCCCGATCTGGAAAAACGGCTCAAGAAGGCCCAGGCGCGCCTGCACGACGACGCGGCCGGCGGCCAGGTCCTGCTGCGCGAGCAGGTGACCGAAGAGGAGATCGCGGACGTGGTCTCCCGCTGGTCCGGGATACCCGTGTCGCGCCTGATGGCCGGCGAACGCGAGCGGCTGCTGCATCTGGCCGACACGATCCGCGCGCGCGTGATCGGACAGGACGCGGCGGTCGGCGTCGTGGCTGACGCCGTGCTGCGGGCGCGGGCGGGAATCAGCAACCCCCGGCGGCCGGTCGGCGCCTTTCTCTTCCTCGGCCCCACCGGCGTCGGCAAGACCGAGCTGGCCCGCACCCTCGCCTCGGAGCTGTTCGATTCCGACGCCAACCTCATCCGGCTCGATATGAGCGAGTACATGGACAAGCACACCGTTTCGCGCCTGATCGGCGCGCCGCCCGGCTACATCGGCTACGAAGAGGGCGGCCAGCTCACCGAGGCCGTGCGGCGCAAGCCCTACAGCGTCGTGCTGCTCGACGAAGTGGAGAAAGCCCACCCCGACGTCTTCAACAGCCTGCTGCAGGTCCTCGACGACGGCCGGCTGACGGACGGCCATGGCCGCACCGTGAGCTTCAAAAACACGATCATCATCCTGACGAGCAACGTCGGCTCGCCGGTGCTGATCGAGGGCGTCAACGCCGCCGGCGAGATCACGGAAGATGCGCGCCGCGCGGTCATGGATGAACTCAAGCGGTCTTTCCGGCCCGAGTTCCTCAACCGGCTGGACGAGATCGTGCTTTTCCGCCCGCTGGGTATGGCGCAGATCGAGGCGATCGTGCGGCTTCAGCTCGACGATCTGCGCGCGCGGCTCACGGGACAGGAGCTGACCCTGGAGGCCGACGACGCGGCGGTGGCCTGGATCGCCGAGAACGGCTTCGATCCGGTCTACGGCGCCCGGCCGATCAAACGGGCGATCCAGCGCGAGATCGAGACGCCCGTCGCGCGCCGCATGGTCGCCGGCCACTTTCCCCGCGGCGCGACCGTGCGCCTCACCGTCGCGGGCGGGACGCTGCAGATCCGCCCCGATCACGGCGCTTCGACGGGAGGCACGTAG
- a CDS encoding VacB/RNase II family 3'-5' exoribonuclease yields the protein MLAVGGICGTLEPFMEKSMTIDKDRVAVQYLFEGEPSKTWRAGEIAGTLGFRGKQLKRLQGLLLELTREGVIRQIQPGRYALGQPDDMTTGRLTVVRSGAGYVVNPKTGASIWIQNADQGTALPGDTVTVRQYHAGGDEARGKVIRIDQRSTRDIVGTLFSKGQHVYVVPLDPAFRQDFAVADVKGAADGDRVVIRLTDWQDRNRAPQGEIVDVIGPADKPSLDTDVVCRQYDLPKAFPQAALAEAERVAALLSEPGDRVDLRDTTILTIDPVKARDFDDALSFSRDDRGRRLLGVHIADVAHFVRMGSALDAEARERATSVYLVDKVIPMLPEQLSNGVCSLRPDEDRLCFSAFLTFDADGKMVGRRFAKTIIRSSLRLNYEQAMAIINGAPVEGLPQPPPERAVALIREAHALAQQLRQNRMQAGALDLEVPECEVLLDETGRMTRIRINPSDASHQMIEECMVAANEAVASELASRSIKILSRLHEPPDPEKIDELQAALVLLGFKPGDLSNPQRMARFLAESADHPLKHHAHTLVLRSMKRAIYSADAAGHFGLAKQWYSHFTSPIRRYPDLVLHRQLAAYLAGPGVKGAMPAGYLAAAAIHCTEMEQRADDASRALIEIKKYRFLQQQLDDQKPVVYDAVVSRVTTFGIFLDVADLQLTALVHVSLISDQFVTFNPSNETLNAGGTVYRVGTPVKAFVCKVDFIQRRADFALVREAKAADTRGDKKRPPEPHRRGEAHRHATAPAAKPHATTLPEHAMRRIHKRTQDAAGPRLAKTDAAAARSARPSKKAAASPQKHARQGPGGRKSGGRKR from the coding sequence ATGCTGGCAGTTGGCGGGATTTGCGGTACACTGGAGCCATTCATGGAGAAAAGTATGACGATTGACAAAGATCGGGTTGCGGTCCAGTACCTCTTCGAGGGTGAGCCATCCAAGACGTGGCGGGCGGGCGAGATCGCCGGAACGCTGGGATTTCGCGGCAAGCAGTTGAAGCGGCTTCAAGGTCTGTTGCTGGAGCTCACCCGCGAGGGGGTGATCCGCCAGATTCAGCCGGGACGCTATGCGCTGGGGCAGCCGGATGACATGACCACCGGCCGCCTGACCGTCGTGCGCAGCGGCGCGGGCTATGTCGTCAATCCCAAAACCGGGGCGTCGATCTGGATCCAGAACGCGGATCAGGGGACGGCGCTTCCTGGCGACACCGTCACGGTGCGCCAGTACCACGCCGGAGGCGACGAAGCGCGCGGCAAGGTGATCCGGATTGACCAGCGCTCGACGCGGGACATCGTCGGCACGCTGTTTTCCAAGGGGCAGCATGTCTACGTTGTGCCGCTCGATCCCGCCTTCCGGCAAGATTTCGCCGTTGCCGATGTCAAGGGCGCAGCCGACGGCGACCGCGTCGTGATCCGGCTGACCGACTGGCAGGACCGCAACCGCGCGCCGCAAGGCGAGATCGTCGACGTGATCGGCCCGGCCGACAAGCCGTCGCTCGACACCGACGTGGTCTGCCGCCAGTACGACCTTCCCAAGGCGTTTCCGCAAGCCGCGCTCGCCGAGGCGGAGCGGGTGGCGGCGCTGCTCTCCGAGCCCGGCGATCGTGTGGATCTGCGGGACACGACCATTCTGACCATTGACCCCGTCAAGGCGCGGGATTTCGACGATGCCCTGTCGTTCAGCCGCGATGACCGCGGCCGCCGCCTGCTCGGTGTGCATATCGCCGATGTCGCCCATTTCGTGCGGATGGGATCCGCGCTCGATGCGGAGGCGCGCGAACGCGCCACCAGCGTCTATCTGGTGGACAAGGTGATCCCGATGCTGCCCGAGCAGCTCTCCAACGGCGTGTGCAGCCTGCGGCCCGACGAAGACCGCCTCTGCTTCTCCGCCTTTCTGACGTTCGACGCGGATGGCAAGATGGTCGGCCGCCGGTTCGCCAAGACGATCATCCGTTCGAGCCTGCGGTTGAACTACGAGCAGGCGATGGCGATCATCAATGGGGCTCCTGTCGAGGGGTTGCCTCAGCCGCCGCCCGAGCGGGCGGTCGCGCTGATCCGCGAAGCGCACGCGCTGGCGCAACAGCTCCGGCAGAACCGGATGCAGGCGGGCGCCCTCGATCTGGAAGTGCCCGAGTGCGAGGTGCTGCTCGACGAGACCGGCCGCATGACCCGCATCCGCATCAATCCATCGGACGCCTCGCATCAGATGATCGAGGAGTGCATGGTCGCCGCCAATGAGGCGGTCGCCAGCGAACTCGCCTCGCGCAGCATCAAGATTCTTTCACGCCTGCATGAGCCGCCGGATCCGGAGAAGATCGACGAACTGCAGGCGGCGCTGGTGCTGCTCGGCTTTAAACCCGGAGACTTGAGCAATCCTCAGCGCATGGCTCGTTTTCTGGCTGAGTCGGCGGACCATCCGTTGAAGCATCACGCCCACACACTGGTGCTCCGGAGCATGAAGCGGGCGATCTATTCGGCCGACGCGGCGGGACATTTCGGTCTGGCCAAGCAGTGGTACTCCCACTTCACATCGCCGATTCGCCGCTACCCCGATCTCGTGCTGCACCGCCAGCTCGCGGCGTACTTGGCCGGGCCTGGCGTCAAAGGCGCGATGCCCGCAGGGTATCTTGCCGCCGCCGCCATCCACTGCACCGAGATGGAGCAGCGGGCCGACGACGCCTCGCGCGCGCTGATCGAGATCAAGAAATACCGGTTCCTGCAGCAGCAGCTCGACGACCAGAAGCCGGTCGTCTACGACGCCGTCGTCTCGCGGGTGACCACCTTCGGCATTTTTCTCGATGTGGCCGATTTGCAACTGACCGCCCTCGTTCATGTCTCGCTCATCTCAGACCAGTTCGTCACCTTCAATCCGTCGAACGAGACGCTGAACGCCGGCGGCACGGTCTACCGCGTCGGCACCCCCGTGAAGGCGTTTGTCTGCAAGGTTGATTTTATTCAGCGCCGCGCCGACTTCGCCTTGGTCCGGGAAGCCAAAGCGGCCGACACCCGCGGCGACAAGAAGCGCCCCCCAGAGCCGCACCGCCGCGGCGAAGCCCACCGGCACGCAACCGCGCCGGCGGCCAAGCCGCACGCGACGACCCTGCCCGAACACGCGATGCGGCGGATCCATAAACGGACGCAGGATGCCGCCGGGCCGCGGCTGGCCAAGACCGACGCCGCAGCCGCCAGGTCAGCGCGCCCTTCGAAGAAGGCGGCCGCCTCCCCCCAAAAACACGCCCGGCAAGGGCCGGGCGGGCGCAAAAGCGGAGGCAGAAAGCGGTAG
- the rny gene encoding ribonuclease Y produces MDWNLLFYDLRDAIIGIVTTLLGILLGYYVRGLVGRWQAEAIEKRAQARMDEVEAEAKAKLKEADIQVRAEVVKAREEFEKTTKARRKELQDLDDRLTARQEALDKKSELLSQKQEDLQKRDAMLTNRKIETEKLAAEAQTRLQRLSGMTAIEARKEIFNLVEQDVQSETAGLVRRLQEEAKQSAEREAHRLIAMAIQRYAAPHATEMMTNTVQLANDDVKGRIIGREGRNIRALEALTGVTMLVDDTPEAVVISGFDPIRREIARKSLELLVADGRIHPGRIEEVVQKVEEEIKETIHRAGETAVFDLRIQGVPPELIPYIGRLKYRSSYSQNVLQHSLEVANLMSIMAGELKLDPALARRIGLFHDIGKSMDHEVEGAHATIGADLLKRCGETRVVVNAVAAHHADVEAESLYALLASAADAISSSRPGARLESKDIYVQRLEKLEAVANAFPGVHKTYAVQAGREVRVIVDPDVVDDPAAMQLARDISRKIEQDLQYPGQIRVIVVREMRCIEYAR; encoded by the coding sequence ATGGACTGGAATCTGCTTTTTTACGATTTAAGAGACGCGATTATCGGCATTGTCACCACGTTGCTGGGCATCCTGCTCGGCTATTACGTGCGCGGGCTGGTCGGCCGCTGGCAGGCCGAGGCCATCGAAAAGCGCGCTCAGGCGCGCATGGACGAGGTGGAAGCCGAGGCCAAGGCCAAGCTCAAGGAGGCGGACATCCAGGTCCGCGCGGAAGTCGTCAAGGCCCGCGAGGAGTTCGAAAAGACAACCAAGGCCCGGCGCAAGGAGCTGCAGGACCTGGATGACCGGCTGACCGCGCGACAGGAGGCGCTCGATAAAAAGTCCGAACTGCTCAGCCAGAAGCAGGAGGATCTCCAGAAGCGCGACGCCATGCTGACCAATCGCAAAATCGAGACCGAGAAACTCGCCGCCGAAGCCCAGACCCGCCTGCAGCGGCTGTCGGGCATGACCGCCATCGAAGCCCGCAAAGAGATTTTCAATCTGGTGGAGCAGGATGTCCAGAGCGAAACCGCCGGGTTGGTCCGCCGCCTCCAGGAGGAGGCGAAACAGAGCGCGGAGCGCGAGGCGCACCGCCTGATCGCCATGGCCATCCAGCGCTATGCGGCGCCCCATGCGACCGAGATGATGACCAACACCGTGCAGTTGGCCAACGACGATGTCAAGGGCCGGATCATCGGCCGCGAGGGCCGCAATATCCGTGCGCTGGAAGCGCTCACCGGCGTCACCATGCTGGTGGACGACACACCCGAGGCGGTGGTCATCTCCGGCTTCGACCCGATCCGGCGCGAGATCGCCCGGAAATCCCTGGAACTGCTGGTGGCCGACGGACGCATCCACCCGGGCCGCATCGAAGAGGTGGTGCAGAAAGTGGAAGAAGAGATCAAGGAGACGATCCACCGCGCAGGCGAGACCGCCGTCTTCGATCTCCGGATACAAGGGGTCCCTCCCGAGCTGATTCCTTACATCGGACGCCTCAAGTATCGCTCCAGCTACTCCCAGAACGTGCTCCAGCATTCGCTCGAGGTGGCCAACCTCATGAGCATCATGGCGGGCGAGCTCAAGCTCGACCCCGCCCTGGCGCGCCGGATCGGTCTCTTCCACGATATCGGCAAGAGCATGGACCACGAGGTCGAGGGCGCGCACGCCACGATCGGCGCTGACCTGCTCAAGCGCTGCGGCGAGACCCGCGTGGTCGTCAACGCCGTTGCCGCGCACCATGCCGACGTCGAAGCCGAAAGCCTCTATGCGCTGCTCGCCTCGGCGGCTGACGCGATCTCCAGCTCCCGTCCGGGGGCGCGCCTGGAATCTAAGGACATCTACGTGCAGCGGCTGGAAAAGCTCGAAGCCGTCGCCAACGCCTTCCCCGGAGTCCACAAAACCTACGCGGTCCAGGCGGGCCGCGAGGTGCGCGTGATCGTGGACCCGGATGTCGTGGACGACCCGGCGGCGATGCAGCTTGCGCGCGACATCAGCCGCAAGATCGAGCAGGACCTGCAGTATCCGGGACAGATCCGGGTGATCGTGGTGCGCGAAATGCGGTGCATCGAATACGCCCGCTGA
- a CDS encoding YmdB family metallophosphoesterase gives MKVLMVGDIVGAPGRRMFRQTVAKLRADGAVHVVVANAENAAAGNGITRELARELFEAGADVLTMGDHTWGQKDIDQAFAAEKRLVRPANFAPDCPGTGCTVVQSALGPLAVLNLVGRVFMPPVDCPFRAADAALKSLPGGVPIIVDVHAEATSEKIALGLYLDGRVAAVAGSHTHVQTSDACVLPGGTGYITDVGMTGPTGGVIGRESAPVIRKFVTGMPAKFDVSHGPAVLEGAIFDIDSITLKCLSAVSLRVREVKAPG, from the coding sequence ATGAAGGTGCTGATGGTGGGTGATATTGTGGGGGCGCCGGGACGGCGCATGTTTCGTCAGACGGTGGCGAAGCTGCGGGCCGATGGCGCCGTGCATGTGGTCGTGGCCAACGCGGAGAATGCCGCCGCGGGCAACGGCATCACCCGCGAACTGGCCCGGGAACTGTTTGAGGCGGGGGCCGATGTCCTGACAATGGGCGACCACACGTGGGGGCAGAAGGACATCGATCAGGCCTTCGCCGCCGAGAAGCGGCTGGTGCGCCCGGCGAATTTCGCGCCGGATTGCCCCGGCACGGGCTGCACGGTGGTCCAGAGCGCGCTTGGCCCGCTGGCGGTTCTCAATCTGGTCGGCCGGGTTTTCATGCCGCCGGTCGACTGCCCCTTCCGCGCGGCCGACGCCGCGCTCAAGTCGCTTCCCGGAGGCGTCCCCATCATCGTCGACGTTCATGCCGAGGCGACATCGGAAAAAATCGCCCTGGGCCTCTACCTCGACGGCCGCGTTGCGGCCGTGGCAGGGTCGCACACGCACGTCCAGACCAGCGATGCCTGCGTGCTCCCCGGCGGGACGGGGTATATCACCGACGTCGGCATGACCGGCCCAACCGGCGGCGTGATCGGCCGCGAGTCCGCGCCGGTGATCCGCAAATTCGTCACGGGCATGCCCGCTAAGTTTGATGTTTCCCATGGCCCCGCCGTGCTGGAAGGCGCGATCTTTGATATCGACTCGATCACCCTGAAATGCCTCTCGGCGGTCTCGCTGCGGGTGCGGGAAGTGAAGGCCCCGGGATGA
- a CDS encoding class I SAM-dependent DNA methyltransferase, whose translation MRRELGDAYVDRLRALYADRIPGQSDLCCYWFEKARAHIAAGKCKRAGLLATQGIRGGANREVLKRIKDTGGIFWAESDRPWILDGATVHVSMIGFDDGTEKTSTLDGKPVPRINVNLTAAADTVQAVSIPRNRAFSFLGNCKGGAFDITDAEALDLLAAAGNPNGRPNSDVIRPVANSEDLLKTRVPRWLIDSADLPLATFSLYEKPSSIAIERVKPKRDQNRDRWLRENWWRPQRMRPEMRNAVATLSRFMVTPTTAKHRTFIWLSPPMLPDHQLIVFARSDDYFFGILHSRFHEVWALAQGTQLREKESGFRYTPTTCFETFPFPEAHPEHAAVITVAVKELHTLRENWLNPPDWTRTETLEFPGTVGGPWDRYIVSGSAHPLPIPDSRLPIPVLIGTVRYPRLVPRDADCAARLKDRTLTKLYNARPAWLSDCHARLDAAVAAAYGWPADLTDDAILERLLALNLERAGG comes from the coding sequence ATGCGCCGCGAACTGGGCGACGCCTACGTTGACCGACTCCGGGCGTTGTACGCTGACCGTATTCCCGGCCAGTCCGATCTTTGCTGCTATTGGTTCGAGAAGGCCCGCGCCCATATCGCCGCCGGCAAGTGTAAACGGGCCGGTCTGCTCGCCACCCAAGGCATACGCGGCGGCGCAAACCGGGAAGTTCTGAAACGCATCAAGGACACGGGCGGCATATTCTGGGCCGAGAGCGACCGCCCTTGGATTCTGGACGGCGCTACTGTTCACGTCAGCATGATCGGCTTTGACGATGGCACAGAGAAGACCAGCACCCTTGACGGCAAGCCGGTTCCGAGAATCAATGTCAACCTGACCGCCGCCGCTGACACGGTGCAGGCGGTATCCATCCCGCGCAATCGCGCGTTCTCGTTTCTCGGTAACTGCAAAGGCGGCGCGTTCGACATCACAGACGCTGAAGCGCTCGACCTTCTCGCCGCAGCGGGCAATCCAAACGGCCGCCCTAACAGTGACGTAATCCGGCCCGTCGCGAACTCTGAAGACCTCCTCAAGACCCGCGTCCCTCGCTGGCTCATTGATTCGGCCGACCTGCCGTTGGCGACATTTTCCCTGTATGAAAAGCCGTCCTCGATTGCCATAGAAAGGGTGAAGCCCAAACGAGACCAGAACCGCGATAGGTGGCTCCGGGAAAACTGGTGGCGGCCGCAACGGATGAGGCCGGAAATGCGCAACGCCGTTGCGACTTTGTCCCGATTCATGGTGACGCCAACAACGGCGAAACACCGAACCTTCATATGGCTTTCCCCGCCGATGCTTCCCGACCATCAATTGATTGTCTTCGCCCGCTCCGACGACTACTTTTTCGGCATTCTTCACTCCCGCTTTCACGAAGTGTGGGCACTGGCACAAGGGACACAACTACGCGAGAAGGAAAGCGGTTTCCGCTACACCCCGACTACCTGTTTTGAGACGTTCCCTTTCCCCGAAGCCCACCCCGAACACGCCGCCGTGATTACTGTAGCCGTCAAGGAGTTGCACACTTTGCGTGAGAACTGGCTGAACCCGCCCGACTGGACGCGCACCGAGACGCTGGAGTTTCCGGGAACGGTTGGCGGGCCGTGGGATCGGTACATCGTTTCCGGCTCGGCCCATCCTTTACCGATTCCCGATTCCCGACTCCCGATTCCCGTGCTCATCGGCACCGTTCGCTATCCCCGCCTGGTTCCGCGTGACGCCGATTGCGCCGCCCGTTTGAAAGACCGCACGTTGACCAAGCTCTACAACGCCCGCCCGGCATGGCTGTCCGACTGCCACGCCCGGCTTGACGCCGCCGTTGCCGCCGCCTACGGCTGGCCGGCCGACCTCACCGACGACGCGATTCTTGAACGGCTGCTGGCGCTGAATCTGGAGCGGGCCGGGGGATGA